In Funiculus sociatus GB2-C1, a genomic segment contains:
- a CDS encoding type IV pilin-like G/H family protein has product MNHTVFKQRYKLANLPILSILLGLMAVSGCNSTNTPSASSLSATQDKSGTDRSVGQSQITNSSSLSATQDKSGTDRWVGQWHITEPSSGQILKFMFTPEGKLFYLSPETSSSPIAYEIRVQKISDATTLPPNTQIVGIQETFNNQATRAKQSEGKTYIGAMNRAQQAYYLENNKFGTTIAQLGIGIKPETESFNYQILPQGNGTQNVMNTAKAKLPKLHSYTGAVFVIENNGENITMAAICETDKPSSTPPAMPTPPKNASEQIQCPAGSHSLEK; this is encoded by the coding sequence GTGAATCACACCGTCTTCAAGCAACGTTATAAACTAGCAAATCTTCCAATCCTGAGTATATTGCTTGGGCTAATGGCTGTTAGTGGCTGTAATTCAACCAATACACCTTCAGCTTCTTCCCTAAGTGCTACTCAAGATAAATCAGGGACAGATCGATCAGTGGGACAATCGCAAATAACAAATTCTTCTTCCCTAAGTGCTACTCAAGATAAATCAGGGACAGATCGATGGGTGGGACAATGGCACATAACAGAGCCATCATCCGGTCAAATTCTGAAGTTTATGTTCACACCAGAGGGCAAATTATTCTACCTATCCCCTGAAACCTCCTCTAGTCCCATTGCATATGAAATACGTGTCCAAAAGATTTCTGACGCAACAACTTTACCTCCAAACACTCAAATTGTTGGTATTCAGGAAACATTTAACAATCAAGCAACCAGGGCAAAACAATCTGAAGGGAAAACGTACATTGGTGCGATGAACCGTGCCCAACAAGCGTATTACTTGGAAAATAATAAATTTGGTACAACAATCGCGCAGTTGGGTATTGGTATCAAGCCAGAGACAGAGAGTTTTAATTACCAAATTCTGCCTCAAGGCAATGGCACTCAAAACGTGATGAACACTGCCAAAGCCAAGCTCCCGAAACTTCATAGCTACACCGGTGCTGTATTTGTTATCGAAAATAACGGTGAAAATATTACAATGGCGGCAATTTGCGAAACCGATAAACCCTCATCCACTCCGCCTGCCATGCCCACACCTCCGAAGAATGCCTCTGAACAAATTCAATGTCCGGCAGGTTCACATTCACTAGAAAAATAA
- a CDS encoding type IV pilin-like G/H family protein produces MSKTFFKHCYFQAGLPILLLLGLLSSIATSVNAQDPNQTDSTRENPSTRNQTDSTREGEAKQYIAAVNRAQQAYYLQNGKFATSMQQLGLGLQRQTQNYRYRIVLQRQNSASTSATEQPSLYGQPSDRVESVMMIAVARRPALKSYTGAVFATISVRATSTRAVVCETAKPSASPPIPQDGRNQSGQITCPAGSRLLRG; encoded by the coding sequence ATGAGTAAGACTTTCTTCAAGCATTGCTACTTTCAAGCTGGTTTGCCAATCCTGCTTTTACTTGGTTTACTTAGTAGTATCGCCACCAGTGTAAATGCTCAAGATCCAAACCAAACCGACAGTACGCGAGAAAATCCTTCAACTAGGAACCAAACGGACAGTACGCGAGAAGGTGAAGCTAAACAGTATATTGCCGCAGTGAACCGCGCTCAACAAGCTTACTATCTTCAAAACGGTAAATTTGCCACATCGATGCAGCAGCTAGGGCTGGGACTTCAGCGCCAGACACAGAATTATCGCTACAGGATAGTCCTCCAACGTCAGAATAGTGCTTCTACCTCTGCAACCGAACAGCCGAGTCTATATGGTCAGCCAAGCGATCGCGTCGAGAGTGTGATGATGATTGCCGTTGCTAGACGCCCTGCACTTAAAAGCTACACAGGGGCAGTGTTTGCCACAATATCTGTGCGTGCAACCAGCACCAGGGCTGTTGTTTGCGAAACCGCTAAACCCTCAGCTTCGCCTCCGATACCGCAAGATGGTAGAAATCAATCTGGGCAAATTACCTGTCCTGCTGGTTCTCGTTTATTAAGAGGTTGA
- the purN gene encoding phosphoribosylglycinamide formyltransferase, protein MSNNSASVDPPSLVSPSVYPSFFGDAKPLKLGVMASGNGSNFEAVAEAIAQQQLNAQIQVLIYNNPGAKAAARAEKWGVPTVLLNHRDFKSREELDKKIVETLQQYQVEWVIMAGWMRVVTQVLVDAFPDRIINIHPSLLPSFKGINAVEQALNTGVKITGCTVHLVSVEVDSGKILLQAAVPILPDDTLETLHARIQVQEHKILPQAIAICQRSHFLGTGEEVASQS, encoded by the coding sequence ATGAGTAATAATTCTGCATCGGTTGATCCCCCCAGCTTAGTTTCACCGTCCGTTTATCCCAGCTTTTTTGGTGATGCTAAACCGTTAAAATTGGGAGTGATGGCATCTGGGAATGGCAGTAATTTTGAGGCCGTTGCGGAAGCGATCGCGCAACAGCAACTCAATGCCCAAATTCAAGTTTTAATTTACAATAATCCCGGTGCAAAGGCAGCAGCACGAGCCGAAAAGTGGGGCGTTCCCACTGTTTTGCTGAATCACCGAGATTTTAAAAGCCGGGAAGAGTTGGATAAAAAAATTGTTGAGACTTTGCAGCAGTATCAGGTGGAATGGGTGATAATGGCGGGTTGGATGCGAGTCGTCACGCAAGTTTTAGTTGATGCTTTCCCCGACCGAATTATTAATATTCATCCCAGTTTGTTACCCAGTTTCAAGGGTATCAACGCAGTAGAGCAAGCCTTGAATACTGGGGTAAAAATTACTGGCTGTACGGTTCATCTAGTAAGTGTGGAAGTTGATAGCGGTAAGATTTTGCTACAAGCAGCTGTCCCAATTTTGCCTGACGACACCCTAGAAACGCTACACGCCAGGATTCAAGTTCAGGAACACAAGATATTACCGCAAGCGATCGCTATATGTCAGCGATCGCATTTTCTCGGTACTGGTGAAGAGGTCGCCTCCCAATCCTAG